From Polaribacter butkevichii, a single genomic window includes:
- the nirD gene encoding nitrite reductase small subunit NirD, whose amino-acid sequence MDTLLLKYKTVKEAEVKVWFKAAPVSAFPKDGGACVKYKDLQIAVFNFSRLGKWYACQNLSPEKQEMVLSRGMLGDHKGIPKIACPLHKKTFSLETGENLNADLAPIAVYPVKIEAENVYIGFSE is encoded by the coding sequence ATGGACACATTACTTTTAAAATACAAAACAGTAAAAGAAGCAGAAGTAAAAGTTTGGTTTAAAGCTGCTCCAGTAAGTGCGTTTCCAAAAGATGGTGGTGCGTGTGTAAAATACAAAGATTTACAAATTGCTGTGTTTAATTTTTCTAGATTGGGCAAATGGTATGCGTGTCAGAATTTATCGCCAGAAAAACAAGAAATGGTGTTGTCTAGAGGTATGTTGGGCGATCATAAAGGGATTCCTAAAATTGCATGTCCTTTGCATAAAAAAACGTTTTCATTAGAAACTGGCGAAAATTTAAATGCAGATTTAGCGCCTATTGCTGTATATCCTGTTAAGATTGAAGCAGAAAATGTGTATATTGGCTTCTCAGAATAA
- a CDS encoding DUF4202 domain-containing protein, protein MKPTRFETAIAIIDKKNAEDPNSYQVSGLEYPKELLYSQRMTRKLLQFDPNASKALQIAARAQHICRWKIGRKEFPMDRVGYLKWREELKKMHAELTGEILEQVGFDAQFVDRVQKIILKKLIKKNEESQTLEDVICLVFLDYYFDEFAAKHTDEKIIDILKKTWVKMSDAGHAAALKIPFSEKSLALVKQAIS, encoded by the coding sequence ATGAAGCCAACAAGATTTGAAACTGCTATTGCTATTATTGATAAAAAAAACGCAGAAGACCCAAACAGCTACCAAGTTTCTGGATTAGAGTATCCTAAAGAATTATTATATTCTCAAAGGATGACAAGAAAGTTACTTCAGTTTGATCCAAATGCATCAAAAGCACTTCAAATTGCGGCAAGAGCACAACATATTTGTCGTTGGAAAATTGGTAGAAAAGAGTTTCCGATGGATAGAGTTGGGTATCTAAAATGGCGTGAAGAGTTAAAAAAGATGCACGCAGAATTAACTGGAGAAATCTTAGAACAAGTTGGTTTCGATGCTCAATTTGTAGATAGAGTTCAGAAAATTATCTTAAAAAAACTCATCAAGAAAAACGAAGAATCTCAAACTTTAGAAGATGTTATTTGCCTGGTTTTTCTAGATTATTACTTTGATGAATTTGCAGCAAAACATACCGATGAAAAAATCATTGATATTTTAAAGAAAACATGGGTAAAAATGTCTGATGCTGGACACGCAGCAGCTTTAAAAATACCGTTTTCAGAAAAAAGTTTAGCATTGGTAAAACAAGCTATTTCATAG
- a CDS encoding type IV pili methyl-accepting chemotaxis transducer N-terminal domain-containing protein: MTKNGNSLDQRTFNKLSRLYMIALSAIALSVIISQVLVRNHLETQKSDSTVINVAGRQRMLSQKLTKEIVSLLVSSDEKNRILLKNKITETLHLWELSHYSLQNGNDSLGLPKQNSDKIKNKFIAINPVFDTIQKASKSIINKLENSNVSNDELTSEIKKVTSNEGAFLLIMDEIVNQYDLEAEEKVVWLRKLEVTLMGLTLLILFGELLFIFWPAAKSVKATLSDLLFAEKKAKKMAFDADELSLSKEKSIKELRALSHAMDETLLFARISPSGSLIHIGNKFSRLFRLSKIKKEVFFWHVLSTNENEQLLIEDLINKYKKTGWQGEVKATIKGDVGIWLEMSIVPYRPTEDKSELLIIASEITDRKAAQIEIERLVKKNFEEKMSQQKIISSKIIENQEKEQNRIAKDVHDGIGQMLTGLKYNLESINMNDIDKTTIKIEHLKELTTNIIKGVRTATFNLTPPELSDHGIVPAITKLTQELGRLTGKEIMFYNKTGFNDRLDSLVEINIYRITQEAINNAIKYADSSHILVSLSHSKNILSIVIDDDGQGFEPSKVKKVKNGDGGMGMTFMKERIKYIDGRLFLNSELGKGTRVTLNIPI, translated from the coding sequence ATGACTAAAAACGGTAATTCATTAGACCAAAGAACGTTTAATAAATTAAGCCGTTTGTATATGATTGCGTTAAGTGCTATCGCACTTTCTGTAATTATTAGTCAGGTTTTAGTTCGCAATCATTTAGAAACTCAAAAAAGCGATTCTACCGTAATTAATGTTGCAGGTAGACAGCGAATGTTGAGTCAGAAATTAACCAAAGAAATTGTTTCTCTTTTGGTTTCTTCGGATGAAAAAAACAGAATTCTTCTTAAAAATAAAATTACAGAAACACTTCATTTATGGGAGTTGTCTCATTATTCACTTCAAAACGGAAATGATAGTTTAGGGCTTCCTAAGCAGAATAGTGATAAAATTAAAAACAAGTTTATAGCAATCAATCCTGTTTTTGATACCATTCAGAAAGCATCAAAATCAATTATAAATAAGTTAGAAAATTCTAATGTTTCTAATGATGAATTAACATCAGAAATTAAAAAGGTAACCAGTAATGAAGGTGCTTTTTTGTTGATAATGGATGAGATTGTAAATCAGTATGATTTAGAAGCAGAAGAAAAAGTAGTTTGGTTAAGAAAGTTAGAGGTTACTTTAATGGGCTTAACTTTATTGATTCTTTTTGGAGAGTTATTATTCATTTTTTGGCCAGCAGCAAAATCAGTAAAAGCTACGTTGTCTGATTTATTATTTGCAGAAAAAAAAGCTAAAAAAATGGCTTTTGACGCAGATGAACTGAGTCTTTCTAAAGAAAAATCCATTAAAGAATTACGTGCTTTAAGTCATGCAATGGATGAAACGCTATTGTTTGCAAGAATTTCTCCAAGCGGAAGTTTAATTCATATAGGTAATAAGTTTTCTCGTTTATTTCGATTGTCAAAAATTAAAAAAGAAGTTTTCTTTTGGCATGTTTTATCAACCAATGAAAATGAGCAATTATTAATTGAAGATTTAATTAATAAATATAAAAAAACGGGTTGGCAAGGAGAGGTAAAAGCAACTATTAAAGGAGATGTTGGTATTTGGTTAGAAATGTCTATAGTTCCTTACAGGCCTACAGAAGATAAATCAGAATTGTTAATTATAGCTTCAGAAATTACAGATAGAAAAGCTGCCCAGATAGAAATTGAAAGGTTGGTAAAAAAGAATTTCGAGGAGAAAATGAGTCAGCAAAAAATAATCTCAAGTAAGATTATTGAAAATCAAGAAAAAGAACAAAACAGAATTGCCAAAGATGTTCATGACGGAATTGGACAAATGCTTACAGGGTTAAAATACAATCTAGAAAGCATTAATATGAATGATATTGATAAGACAACGATAAAAATAGAACACCTAAAAGAATTAACCACCAATATTATAAAAGGAGTTAGAACCGCTACTTTTAATTTAACTCCGCCTGAATTATCAGATCACGGAATTGTGCCTGCAATAACCAAGTTAACACAAGAGCTAGGGAGATTAACAGGTAAAGAAATTATGTTTTATAACAAAACAGGTTTTAATGATCGTTTAGATTCTTTGGTAGAAATTAATATTTACAGAATTACCCAAGAAGCAATTAACAATGCTATTAAATATGCAGATTCTTCACATATTTTAGTGTCACTTTCTCACAGTAAAAATATACTAAGTATTGTTATTGATGATGATGGCCAAGGTTTTGAACCATCGAAAGTAAAGAAAGTAAAAAACGGAGATGGAGGCATGGGAATGACCTTTATGAAAGAAAGAATTAAATATATTGATGGTCGTTTATTCTTAAATTCTGAATTAGGAAAAGGGACTAGAGTTACTTTGAATATTCCTATTTAA
- a CDS encoding response regulator transcription factor: MINVVLADDHVLVRDGIKALLEDQTGITVIDEASNGKEALEVIAKNKPHVLIVDIRMPEMNGIEVVAEITKQKIDVKTLVLSMHDSEEYVVKSIQAGADGYLLKGASKEEFLKAVNNVAAGDKYFTGDVSTIIMNNFVNGNTMKVSEPKTELKELPFKLTKRERQILTLVLELKNNKDIAEELAISKRTAEVHRFNLMKKLEAKNLQELTNKAREYQLI; encoded by the coding sequence ATGATTAATGTAGTTTTAGCAGACGACCACGTTTTGGTAAGAGATGGAATAAAAGCACTTTTAGAAGATCAGACAGGAATTACGGTTATTGATGAAGCTTCTAACGGAAAAGAAGCTTTAGAGGTAATTGCTAAAAACAAACCTCATGTTCTTATTGTAGATATTCGTATGCCAGAAATGAATGGTATTGAAGTGGTTGCAGAAATTACAAAACAGAAAATAGATGTAAAAACCTTAGTGCTTTCTATGCACGATTCTGAAGAGTATGTTGTAAAATCGATACAAGCCGGTGCAGATGGTTATTTGTTAAAAGGAGCTAGTAAAGAAGAGTTTTTAAAAGCCGTGAATAATGTAGCTGCTGGCGATAAGTATTTTACAGGTGATGTTTCTACCATTATAATGAATAACTTTGTAAATGGTAATACAATGAAAGTTTCAGAACCAAAAACAGAATTAAAAGAGCTTCCTTTTAAGTTAACTAAAAGAGAAAGACAGATACTTACTTTAGTTTTAGAGTTAAAGAATAATAAAGATATTGCAGAAGAATTAGCAATTAGTAAGCGTACTGCAGAAGTGCATCGTTTTAATTTAATGAAGAAATTAGAAGCTAAAAACTTACAAGAATTAACAAATAAGGCCAGAGAGTATCAGTTGATATAG
- a CDS encoding MFS transporter, translated as MINLSQEKSTKLSLFDFKNVSTRTFWITSISFFLCFFSWFGIVPFMPDVVKDLGLTPDQKWNSIILAVSGTVFARLLIGKLCDKYGPRLCYTWLLMLGAIPVILCGLVQTPTQFLVCRLFIGFIGASFVITQVHTSLMFAPNIVGTANATSAGWGNLGGGANRLGMPLIAAAVVAFGVADGEAWRYSMVIAGIVCFLMGIVYYVFTTDTPKGNFSELKAAGEMIVTKKDQIGFLEVLKDYRVWILFVVYAASFGIELTVYGTMDDYLQNTFQLQRVTAGNIVLSFALMNIFARTLGGFFGDKFGKLKGLRGRVLFLSFILTLQGIMLIFFSGATSLVLGVILLILFSLSVQMAEGATFSVVPFINKKAIGSVSGIVGAGGNVGAFLAAMLLKSKSSLAEKAAIVSNEGLGDEVIKAAQSAASSSAVANGYLLIGFVVVATGIAALAIKFSTEEEDETEKINGLSPELIPIKVKR; from the coding sequence ATGATAAATCTATCTCAAGAAAAATCTACAAAATTAAGTTTATTCGATTTTAAGAATGTATCCACTCGTACATTTTGGATTACATCAATATCATTCTTTTTATGCTTTTTTTCATGGTTTGGTATTGTACCATTTATGCCAGATGTTGTAAAAGATTTAGGTTTAACTCCAGACCAAAAATGGAATTCAATTATTTTAGCCGTTTCAGGAACCGTTTTTGCACGTTTATTGATTGGGAAATTATGTGATAAATACGGACCAAGATTATGCTATACTTGGCTGTTAATGTTAGGTGCAATTCCTGTTATTTTATGTGGATTAGTACAAACACCAACGCAATTTTTAGTTTGTAGATTGTTTATTGGTTTTATTGGAGCTTCCTTTGTAATTACACAAGTACATACTTCTTTAATGTTTGCACCAAATATTGTAGGAACCGCAAATGCAACTTCTGCAGGTTGGGGTAACTTAGGTGGTGGTGCAAATAGATTAGGTATGCCTTTAATTGCAGCAGCAGTGGTTGCTTTTGGAGTTGCAGACGGAGAAGCTTGGAGATATTCTATGGTAATTGCTGGTATTGTTTGTTTTTTAATGGGTATTGTATATTACGTATTTACAACAGATACACCAAAAGGAAACTTTAGCGAATTAAAAGCTGCTGGAGAAATGATTGTTACTAAAAAGGATCAAATAGGATTTTTAGAAGTATTAAAAGATTATAGAGTTTGGATTCTTTTTGTAGTGTATGCTGCCAGTTTCGGAATTGAATTAACAGTATACGGAACTATGGATGATTATCTTCAGAATACGTTTCAGTTACAAAGAGTAACCGCTGGTAACATTGTATTATCTTTTGCTTTGATGAATATTTTTGCAAGAACTCTAGGTGGTTTCTTTGGAGATAAATTTGGGAAATTAAAAGGATTGAGAGGGCGTGTTTTATTCTTGTCTTTCATCTTAACGTTACAAGGAATTATGTTGATATTTTTCTCAGGAGCAACAAGTTTGGTTTTAGGAGTTATTTTATTAATATTATTTAGTTTAAGTGTACAAATGGCAGAAGGAGCAACGTTTTCTGTAGTGCCGTTTATTAATAAAAAAGCCATCGGTTCTGTTTCTGGAATTGTTGGAGCAGGAGGAAATGTTGGTGCTTTTTTAGCAGCAATGTTATTAAAATCTAAATCTTCATTGGCAGAAAAAGCAGCCATAGTATCTAACGAAGGTTTGGGAGATGAGGTTATTAAAGCAGCGCAATCTGCAGCTTCTTCAAGTGCCGTTGCAAACGGATATTTATTAATTGGTTTTGTGGTTGTTGCTACAGGTATTGCAGCATTAGCAATTAAGTTTTCTACAGAGGAAGAAGATGAAACAGAAAAAATAAATGGTTTATCACCAGAGTTGATACCAATTAAAGTAAAAAGATAA
- a CDS encoding nitrate reductase — protein sequence MIKNEIKTTCSYCGVGCGIIVKKDMNNKVFVEGDKDHPVNKGMLCSKGMNLHYVANDTSDRILYPEMRWSRSHPRERVSWDTALDRAANVFKSIIKKHGSDAVAFYVSGQSLTEEYYIANKLTKGFLGTNNIDTNSRLCMSSAVVGYKKTFGEDSVPISYDDIELADTFLITGANPAWCHPILFRRIEKRKEENPKVKVIVIDPRKTDSAKFADLHLQLTPGTDVVLYNAIGRCLYKSGLIDEDFIKNHTQGFDGYKEVIFETTLKQASKICGVPAKEIQKAAEMIGLSKGFISMWAMGLNQSVIGTDKNTSLLNLSLITGQVGKPGAGPFSLTGQPNAMGGREVGGMANLLAVHKDLGNEEHRREVAQFWGVDKISAKPGLTATELFDALESGKVKAVWIASTNPLVSMPNSHQIEKAMAKSKFVVVQEISHKADTLNYADLVLPAAAWLEKEGTMTNSERRISYLPKEIEAPGEARPDVEIFCDFAQRMGFRGFNYNGAEEIYDEYASMTKGTNIDVSFLNYDRLKNEGTFQWPVNEYRSKGTPRLFEDKKFYTPSQKAIFNVPSTIENTSVKTNDEFPLILTTGRVRDQWHTMTKTGKVARLKTHYPKPVLEINPVDAYLNKIKDGDITEIKSANGVVRVRAKITDEIKEGVVFLPMHWGKVLNSNLNRANNLTNTHIDPVSKEPDFKFTSVSVSKYKKPKDKIIIAGAGAAAFRFLQNYRDYNEVDEIHVFSKESNLFYNRVLLPEYITEELSWEQLLKIKNAELKNLNIKIHPETIIEKIDKETKIVTDSNGETHSFDKLILATGSRPFIPKDVQIDLPGRFTMRNKNDADRFKNYLDATGLPPEEQHVVIVGGGLLGLELAAAMKHKNVKITIIQRASRLMERQLDKISSKLLSINVQERGIQIYFDNEVSTVFDDEDTGELTINLKSGKYITANAIVYAIGTRPNIEIAKNNGIVCGRGVKVNQHLQSSHPDIFAIGEIAEFNNKLFGITSAAEEQAGILANFIAGDISEAYNGSVLMNILKFSDLNLCSIGEVSVPDNDPSYEEIIFTDISKGYYKKCIVKDDLLIGAVLVGDKNEFAEFKTLIESKIEMSDKRDTLLRGASNDAPVLGKLVCSCSQVGEGNIEEAIAKGCSNFTELCNKTGAGLGCGSCKTEVREILNNAKVTV from the coding sequence ATGATTAAAAATGAAATTAAAACAACGTGTTCTTATTGTGGAGTAGGTTGCGGAATTATCGTAAAAAAAGACATGAACAACAAGGTTTTTGTTGAAGGAGATAAAGACCATCCTGTTAATAAAGGAATGTTGTGTTCTAAAGGTATGAACTTGCATTATGTTGCCAATGATACTTCAGATAGAATTTTATATCCAGAAATGCGTTGGAGTCGTTCTCATCCGCGTGAGCGTGTTTCTTGGGATACGGCTTTAGATAGAGCTGCCAACGTTTTTAAATCAATTATAAAAAAACATGGTTCAGATGCTGTAGCGTTTTACGTTTCCGGACAAAGTTTAACAGAAGAATATTACATTGCTAATAAATTGACAAAAGGGTTTTTAGGAACCAATAATATAGATACCAACTCACGTTTATGCATGAGTTCTGCAGTGGTTGGTTATAAAAAAACATTCGGAGAAGATAGTGTGCCAATTTCGTACGACGATATAGAATTAGCAGATACTTTTTTAATAACAGGTGCAAATCCTGCTTGGTGTCATCCAATTTTGTTTAGACGAATTGAAAAACGCAAAGAAGAAAATCCGAAGGTAAAAGTAATTGTGATTGATCCACGTAAAACAGATTCTGCAAAATTTGCAGATTTGCATTTGCAATTAACACCAGGAACCGATGTTGTTTTGTACAATGCCATTGGTAGGTGTTTGTACAAAAGTGGTTTAATTGATGAAGATTTTATTAAAAACCACACACAAGGTTTTGATGGTTATAAAGAAGTTATTTTTGAAACGACTTTAAAACAAGCATCTAAAATTTGTGGAGTTCCTGCAAAAGAAATTCAGAAAGCTGCAGAAATGATTGGTCTATCTAAAGGCTTTATCAGTATGTGGGCAATGGGTTTAAACCAAAGTGTAATTGGTACAGATAAAAATACATCACTTTTAAATTTATCATTAATAACTGGTCAGGTTGGTAAACCTGGTGCAGGTCCTTTTTCATTAACGGGTCAGCCAAATGCAATGGGCGGACGAGAAGTTGGTGGAATGGCAAACTTGTTAGCGGTTCATAAAGATTTAGGAAACGAAGAACATAGAAGAGAAGTTGCGCAATTTTGGGGTGTTGATAAAATATCTGCAAAACCAGGATTAACAGCAACAGAATTATTTGATGCTTTAGAAAGCGGAAAGGTAAAAGCAGTGTGGATTGCGAGTACAAATCCGTTGGTGAGTATGCCAAATTCTCATCAAATAGAAAAAGCCATGGCAAAATCTAAATTTGTGGTGGTACAAGAAATTTCTCATAAAGCAGATACTTTAAACTATGCAGATTTGGTGTTGCCAGCTGCTGCATGGTTAGAAAAAGAAGGTACAATGACAAATTCTGAAAGAAGAATTTCTTATTTACCAAAAGAGATTGAAGCGCCAGGAGAAGCAAGACCAGATGTAGAAATTTTCTGTGATTTTGCACAAAGAATGGGCTTTAGAGGTTTTAATTATAATGGCGCAGAAGAAATTTATGACGAATATGCTTCGATGACCAAAGGAACAAATATTGATGTTTCTTTTTTAAATTATGATCGATTAAAAAATGAAGGTACTTTTCAGTGGCCCGTAAATGAATATAGAAGTAAAGGAACGCCACGTCTTTTTGAAGATAAAAAGTTTTATACACCTTCTCAAAAAGCAATTTTTAATGTTCCATCAACTATAGAAAATACATCGGTAAAAACGAATGACGAGTTTCCGTTAATTTTAACCACAGGTCGTGTTAGAGATCAGTGGCATACCATGACTAAAACAGGAAAAGTAGCAAGATTAAAAACACATTATCCAAAACCTGTTTTAGAAATAAACCCTGTAGATGCGTATTTAAATAAAATTAAAGACGGAGATATTACAGAGATAAAAAGTGCTAATGGAGTTGTTAGAGTACGTGCAAAAATTACAGACGAAATTAAAGAAGGCGTTGTTTTCTTACCAATGCATTGGGGTAAAGTGCTAAATAGTAATTTAAATAGAGCTAATAATTTAACCAATACACATATAGATCCGGTTTCTAAAGAGCCAGATTTTAAATTTACATCGGTTTCAGTTTCAAAATATAAAAAACCGAAAGACAAAATTATTATTGCAGGTGCTGGAGCTGCCGCTTTTCGTTTTTTACAAAATTATAGAGATTATAACGAGGTAGATGAAATTCATGTTTTTTCTAAGGAATCTAACTTGTTTTACAACCGTGTTTTATTACCAGAATATATTACAGAAGAACTTTCTTGGGAGCAATTATTAAAAATAAAAAATGCTGAATTAAAGAATTTAAATATTAAAATTCACCCAGAAACAATTATAGAAAAGATTGATAAAGAGACTAAAATAGTTACCGATTCTAACGGTGAAACCCATTCGTTTGATAAGTTAATTTTAGCAACAGGAAGTAGACCTTTTATTCCTAAAGATGTACAAATAGATTTACCAGGTCGTTTTACCATGCGTAATAAAAATGATGCAGATCGATTTAAAAATTATTTAGATGCTACAGGTTTACCGCCAGAAGAGCAACATGTTGTAATTGTTGGTGGAGGTTTGTTAGGTTTAGAGTTGGCTGCAGCGATGAAGCATAAGAATGTAAAAATCACTATTATTCAGCGTGCATCTAGATTAATGGAACGTCAATTAGATAAGATTTCTAGTAAATTATTATCAATAAACGTACAAGAAAGAGGCATTCAAATTTATTTTGATAATGAAGTAAGTACTGTTTTTGATGATGAAGATACTGGTGAGTTAACCATCAACCTAAAAAGTGGAAAATACATTACGGCCAATGCCATTGTCTATGCAATTGGTACAAGGCCAAATATAGAAATTGCTAAAAATAACGGTATTGTTTGCGGGCGAGGAGTGAAGGTAAATCAGCATTTACAATCTTCTCATCCAGATATTTTTGCGATTGGAGAAATTGCAGAATTCAATAATAAATTATTTGGTATTACCTCTGCAGCAGAAGAGCAAGCAGGCATTTTAGCTAATTTTATTGCAGGTGATATTAGTGAAGCTTACAATGGTTCTGTGCTAATGAATATTCTAAAATTTAGCGATTTAAACTTGTGTAGTATTGGAGAGGTTTCTGTACCAGACAACGACCCAAGTTACGAGGAAATTATTTTTACAGATATTTCTAAAGGATATTATAAGAAGTGTATTGTAAAAGACGATTTACTAATTGGTGCTGTTTTAGTAGGTGATAAAAATGAATTTGCAGAGTTTAAAACCTTAATTGAAAGCAAGATTGAAATGTCTGACAAACGAGATACTTTGTTAAGAGGCGCATCTAATGATGCACCTGTTTTAGGAAAGTTAGTTTGTTCTTGTAGCCAAGTAGGAGAAGGAAATATTGAAGAAGCCATTGCTAAAGGATGTTCTAATTTTACGGAATTATGTAACAAAACAGGCGCAGGTTTAGGGTGTGGAAGTTGTAAAACGGAAGTAAGAGAAATTTTGAACAATGCAAAAGTAACAGTATGA